TTCCGACCTTTGAGCCGATACGGTCAAGTATTGAGCCTGACTTTTTAAGCTCTTCTTTAAGTTCTGCTGACATGCCGGAATTATCCACTGCCTTTTTGAAGTTTGCACCTGGTTTGTCTTCTACATCTTTTTTTGCATCAGTGAAGAGGGTGTCCAGACCCTGAACCATATTCTTTTGAAGCACGTCTACAGCCTGGTCCTCACGGCCGTGGATAAGATGGTTGGCTGAGACCACAAGCCCTTTGGCCGCTTTGCATTCGTCTATCTGGAGCCCGTTGAGGGCGTTTATTATGTTCTCGGCTCTGTCTTTGATGGCTGAACATGATGTGCAGAATTCATTCAGTGCCAGGTCAAAAGCTACATAAGGAGCAGCACGCAGGATTCTTTCCGCCTTGTCCACGAGATAGTCAGGATTTAGGAAACTGAAACCGCCCATGAAGATATCTATTCCGCCGCAACCGACGGAAAGTTTTGGCGGCGCAACAGTCATCAAATAGTCACTTTTTGTTTTTAGCCTGCCCTGAAACGACCCCATTGTTGCAAAACCACGCTCCTGAGATATATATACTGATGCATTGGCGGAGCTGTTTGCGTCAAACCAGTCATCCACCCAGTTCGCATGAGCCAATGGTGTCATTATCAAAGCTATAAGGAGCACATTTATTGTTCGGAACATTTTTCATCCTGTTTGTGATCTCATATGGAAAATGCAGAAGGGGGTAAACGACGGAATAGATAATCGTTTAAATACACGGCTCATTCTGCTAATATTATTTATCTCTATGGGAGTTTTTTTATGCTGCATTTTAATCTGGCTAAGCAAATGATAAATATTAACAAACTAAATGAAGAGATAAAAACCACTGTCGCAAAGAAAGACCAGCTCCGTGCGGACATTGACGCTATTGTTACAGAGATTGAGGGGGGCGAGTGATGGGCGAAAAGAAAAAGCAGTTTCCTGCAATTCGCTCTTCAGCAGCCGAATATCTCACCTTTGTTGCTGCCAGTGGCGAAGGGGGCGTTGAAGCTGTCTATGCTGATGAAAATGTATGGTTAACACAGAAAATGATGGGAGTGCTATACGATGTAGAGACTCACACAGTAAATTATCACCTGAAAAAAATATTCTCTGATAGCGAGCTGGAAGAGGCTTCAGTTATTCGAAATTTTCGAATAACTGCCGCAGACGGAAAAAACTACAACACAAACCATTATAATCTATCGGCCATAATTGCCGTTGGCTACAAGGTTAATTCGGAGCGGGCGGTTCAGTTCCGCAAATGGGCAACAGGCATAATCAAAGAATACACCATTAAAGCCTATGTAATGGATGACGAACGTCTTAAAAATGACGGCACCATTCTGGGTAAAGATTATTTTGAAGAGCAGTTGGAGCGTATTCGTGAAATACGGCTCAGCGAACGTAAATTTTACCAAAAGATAACAGACATATATGCCACAGCTCTGGATTATGATGTAACAGCGTCAGTTACCAAGCGTTTCTTTGCAACCGTGCAAAATAAACTACACTGGGCTATTCACGGTCAAACCGCCGCCGAAGTGGTTTACACCCGTGCAGACGCCGAAAAGACACACATGGGCTTAACCTCATGGAAAGATGCCCCAGATGGCAAAATTCAGAAGTTTGATGTTGTCATCGCTAAAAATTATCTAAACGATAGTGAGCTTGTTCAGCTCCAAAGGCTGGTCAACGCCTATCTGGATGTGGCCGAAGATATGGCACAACGCCGGATTCCAATGACCATGGCAGACTGGGAAGAACGCCTTAACCGCTTTATAGCCGCAACTGACAGAGAGATTTTGCAGGACGCAGGCAAGGTCAGCGCAGAGATAGCCAAAGCACATGCCGAAAGTGAGTTTGAAAAATATCGAATTGTTCAGGATCGTCTCTTTGAAAGCGATTTTGATAGGGTGGTGAAACAGATTGAAGCCTCTGAGAAAAATGGCGGTAAGTCATGAAAAAAAGTAACAACACCATTGAAGTCCTCAGAACAATATGGAGACGTTTATGTTGCATTTTAATCTGACAAAGCAAATGTATGAGAAGCTTATCTGGGCTGGGACTGATATGTCCGCAGACAAAATAGAAAACTGCTGGCACTGGCATATGAAAATTATAACTTTCGGGCGGATGAACTGTGTGCTGGCAGTTGAAGAAGAAACTCGATACGCAATTGTAATTCTTGACTTAAAAAAGGCTGAACTGAAAGACTTTCAGAAGTATTTTATGATTGAAATGGATAATCATTTAAGCACTATGTTCATGTATTCTGACAAAATCGTGCTGGATAAACTGAGGGCTTTTATGACCGACCTTTGGGATGATATTTCGTATTCAAAGCCGATAAGCCGGAGTGTAAGTGCACACATGACACAAATGGAGTATGAGATAGATAGTTTCTGTCACAGAAAGCTTGGCGACTATTTACCTGCTTCTAATATTGAGTTACAGACCATGTGCCATTATCTGAATGAGCGTCTTCGCTCTTTGGGCAAGAAACATGATTATCACATACCTATGGACAGATTCAGAAATAAAGTTCTGGAACTAATAGGTGTCGAATTTGACAATGTAGTCCAGATGGATGACTTTAGATAAAATAATCGAGATCGGGCAGCGATAGCCGCCCATATTCATAGTGTTTTCGAGTGGATTTTAGCAATAACTTCACACGCCTTAATTGTGCTGTCAGATCCATGGTGCGGCACTTTCAGATAGTTTGATATTTCATCAAGGCTTTTGCCTGTAGGAATAGTTTCTTTTGTTCCTGTACGTACAGCGTTAATAACTTTGTGGTTGAATATCAGTCCGCATTTGGAGTAAGCATCCTTCAGAAAGGTAAGGTCATATTCTGGAACAAATGACACTATCTCACACCCAGTTACGAACATATCAAATCTGGCGATTGCATCTTCTATAGATACACCATGCTCATCCAGCATCTCTTTGCTGATGCCTTCGATCTCAGTGAAAATCTCAGAGATATCTGAGTTGATTTTGATATATGCGTGAAACATCTCGTATGTCATAAGGTCAACGTCTGGCTTCAGGGCGCATATTTCTATAATCTCGCCTTTGCTTGGTGATATGCCGCTAGTCTTCATGTCAATATATACTTTCTGTGCCATCAGAGCCTCCTTGTTTCTGAATAATGGCATGCCTAAGCGTCAGTTGCTGTCGCTATTTCTCTTGTAAATCCAGAGAATTTCTCAGCAAGTCGGCAAAATAATTTTTCACAGCCTCTGGTGAGTTAATTTTTATGTACGGTAGCCATTGGAGGCAAAGCTTTGCAGATTCTATTAGTGAACCAGCTTGAAATTCAATTGTAATATCGCCATTGTCGTTCTCTTCTAATATCTGTTGAAAAGGAAAAAATTCTTTTCGTTTAATATATCCGGCCATAGGAGATTTGAGCAGGCATTTTACTTTTATTTTTTTATGGGGATCAAAGAATATATTGTTTGCTTGAGATATTTCAGCATCAATCACGTCCGTTGCTATTTCAAATGTTTCGTTTGAAGACTTAATATTTTCCATAAGATCAAGCCCAAACTTCCTAAGAGAGTCTTGCTTATTGAGTGCTGCCAGATACCAAAAACCGTCGTTATAGATTAATCTGTAAGGTTTAACCTCGTAAGTTTTGTCATTTTTGAGGTAATCGAATGTGATTACCTGCTTTTTAAGAATATAATTTTCCAATAATGTAAAGTTCTCGGCGACTTTATCAAAACCAACTGAGTCTGCTTTCATGAACTGGATGATATTCTGTCTGTTTGATGCGGAGATGATCTTTTTGCGAAGCTTAGTAAGCATTCCGGAGTATTCGTCCTGCAGGATGTTTTCCGCATAATCGAATAACCCTGACAGCACCGCTAGCTCATCTTGCTTTAAGTAGCTTTCATGTAGACCGTAATGTTCTGTCAGATACCATTGATGCTTTTCATCACTGTAGCACACTCCTGGAAGATAGCTCATGTCAGAGAGATATCTTTGAGCTGTGCGTAGGCTTACTCCTAGTTCGTCAGCAACCATTGTTGATGTTACATATCTGTTCTCATTGAGCAATTTTATCAGTTTAAGGGCTATGTATAACTTATTCATTTTCACCTCACAGAACTAGAATAATTTTACCATGCGACAGTAGTTGTCGCTTTGTTGTTTTATTTTGCCTTAAGAAGAGATGGTGGTACTATCAATAAAAGTACTATTTCAGCTTCGTAAATTCACTAGAGGCTTAATATGTATACTAGATTGACGAAGCGTTGCAAAAAGTGATATGTTAATTTTGGTTATATAATTATAGAAAAGGTTCGTAGTGTAAATAGCTAACGCGTGAGATAGGTATTCAAATGATTAATCTGAAAAATAAATATTATATAAAGTGCCCACACTGTGGTCTTAACATATTGAAAAAAGAGCTACTGAATCATCTAAATTATAACCATCTTGAAATTAACAAGCTTCCATCAACACATAATCCGCACCAAGAGAAAGTCTATTCAAAAAATCTGGTTCAATCTGACTTGCAAGCATCGATAGAAACAACACTTCTTTCTCATTTTAAAAATGGTTTTAGGGTCGAGTCTCCTATTGAATTGGCTAGACTTCGTCGTTTCGCTAACGAAGAATGTGGTTTAACATTAGATTTGACAGATGACGAATTGAAAAATGTTATTAAAACCTTGGGAACTCTGTTTGAAGGGAAGGTTTATATCATTTCAGCAGAAACAGTAAAAAAAATTAAATCTATTGTGGAGAAAACATTTTCTAATGGAACCGGCTTAATATTTTATAAACAGTTTTATGAATTAAATGAAAAGTGGTTATTTGATGGAAGTATTGTTTCATGCGATATGTTGAGAAGTGCTCTAGAAAATCAGTTCCCTAGATATTCTCATAGAAAGAACTACTTTACCAATAGTGATGCAAGTAAACCTGAACTTGAATGGACTCTTAATGAAATTTCTAGGGTTTGGGGAGATGCAATATTACTTAACTATAATCAAATAGCTGAACGTTTACCATATATCCCAATAGAAAAAATTAAGTTTGCTTTGAGTCAGTCTAATGTTTTCATATGGAACAGTGTTGAAACTTATGCCCATTTAAATAAAATTACAATTAGCAAAAATGAGCGAACTCAAATTTTTGAATATGTGAGTAAAGCTTGTTCAGATAATGGTTATGTGTCTATCAGTGATGTGCCACTAGCTGAAATCATAGTAAATAATGATGAACTATCTATTACTGCAATCCACAATGCTATATACAATAGTTGTCTTATAAATGAATTTGATAGAAATGGAAAAATTATCGTATACAAAGGAGATACTGTTGACGCATTACAAATAATTAAAGAATATTGTGAAGGGGTAGATAAGTGTTCTCTGGATGATTTAATTGGCTTTGAAAAAGAATTAACTGGTGAAGTTCATCGTTGGATTCCCATGGAAGCTGGTTACTCGATATTAGTAAGGGTAGAAAAAAATAACTTTGTTGCTGAAAAGTACGTTAATTTTGATTTGGCAGCCATAGATAATGCAATCGATTTTTTCATAAAAGGTGACTACCTTCCGATTAGAGCATTTACCACATTTTCTTTGTTCCCTGACTGTGGGTACTCTTGGAACTTATTCCTTCTTGAGAGTTATTGCCGTCGCTTTAGCAAAAAATTTAGATTTGATGCTCTGTCAGTAAACAGTCGCAATGCTGGAGTAGTAATACGTAAATGTAATGGCTTAACTTATGAAGAAATATTAGTTGATGCCGTTGTTAAATCAGATATTATACTTGAAAAGAATGCTATTGAAGAATTTTTATGTACCAACGGTTACATAGGTAGGCGTTCCTATTCGCAAATTGAGGAACTCATTCAGAAAGTACGATCAGTTCGTTAAAGGAGATGTTTAATTTGTATTCATATACATATAGTCAAAAAACGGGTGGAATCTTACTGAACTCTACTCCAACGGGGTTTTCCAAAGAACCTCGACCGGTTTATGCTGCCGAGCTAGACTTGTTAGGTTTTGATAAATTTTGGGAATACGATAAACAGAACGATATCCCATACATGTGGGCAGAAGCTAATGCTTATTGGTATCGTGGTGTTTGTGTTGCTAAACTAAAAGGTGGAAATCTCTTTAATGCTCCAGAAATAATAATCCCAGTAAATGACAATGGTGAGTCCATATTACCTGAGCCAAATGGTAAAGCACTTCAAGTGGTTGATGTTAATGCGATGGTAGAGTCAAACAGAGAAATGCTCGATATTATTGAGCAGTCCACGGTAAAAAAAATTATTTCAGTTTATACTAAATACAAAGACAAGCTAGATTTATTCCATGTTGCCTTTTCAGGAGGAAAAGATAGTGCTGTTTTGCTTGATTTGGTTAAAAAAGCTCTACCGTTAGGAAGCTTTGTTGTCGTGTTTGGCGATACTGGGATGGAATTTCCTGACACTTACGATGTTATAGACAAGACACGACAAATGTGTGAAGCAGATGGCATTCCTTTTTATATAGCCAAATCAAGCCTTGAGCCACAAGAGTCATGGGTGCTATTTGGTCCACCTTCAAGGGCACTTAGGTGGTGTTGTGGTGTACATAAAAGTGCTCCGCAAACATTGAAGCTAAGAGCGGTTACAGGGAAAAACGATTATACTGGCTTAGCATTTGTTGGAGTCCGTTCAGAAGAGAGCGCTAAACGCGCTGAGTATGATTACGAAAACTATAGTAAAAAACAAAGAGGGCAGTACAGTCACAACTCTATTCTAGAGTGGACTTCAGCAGAAGTGTGGTTATACTTATATGCAAATAATATCATGATAAACGAAGCCTATAAAAAAGGAAATGCTCGTGCTGGTTGTTTATTTTGCCCAATGTCTGTTAAAAAAGCAGACTTTGTTAAACAGCAAATCTATCCTAGAGAGATAAAGACCTACTTAGATATAATCAAAAAATCAAATGGTAGGGATTTTGGTGGAAATTCAT
This window of the Denitrovibrio acetiphilus DSM 12809 genome carries:
- a CDS encoding virulence RhuM family protein, with product MGEKKKQFPAIRSSAAEYLTFVAASGEGGVEAVYADENVWLTQKMMGVLYDVETHTVNYHLKKIFSDSELEEASVIRNFRITAADGKNYNTNHYNLSAIIAVGYKVNSERAVQFRKWATGIIKEYTIKAYVMDDERLKNDGTILGKDYFEEQLERIREIRLSERKFYQKITDIYATALDYDVTASVTKRFFATVQNKLHWAIHGQTAAEVVYTRADAEKTHMGLTSWKDAPDGKIQKFDVVIAKNYLNDSELVQLQRLVNAYLDVAEDMAQRRIPMTMADWEERLNRFIAATDREILQDAGKVSAEIAKAHAESEFEKYRIVQDRLFESDFDRVVKQIEASEKNGGKS
- a CDS encoding 3'-5' exonuclease, whose translation is MAQKVYIDMKTSGISPSKGEIIEICALKPDVDLMTYEMFHAYIKINSDISEIFTEIEGISKEMLDEHGVSIEDAIARFDMFVTGCEIVSFVPEYDLTFLKDAYSKCGLIFNHKVINAVRTGTKETIPTGKSLDEISNYLKVPHHGSDSTIKACEVIAKIHSKTL
- a CDS encoding helix-turn-helix transcriptional regulator, producing MVADELGVSLRTAQRYLSDMSYLPGVCYSDEKHQWYLTEHYGLHESYLKQDELAVLSGLFDYAENILQDEYSGMLTKLRKKIISASNRQNIIQFMKADSVGFDKVAENFTLLENYILKKQVITFDYLKNDKTYEVKPYRLIYNDGFWYLAALNKQDSLRKFGLDLMENIKSSNETFEIATDVIDAEISQANNIFFDPHKKIKVKCLLKSPMAGYIKRKEFFPFQQILEENDNGDITIEFQAGSLIESAKLCLQWLPYIKINSPEAVKNYFADLLRNSLDLQEK
- a CDS encoding DUF6933 domain-containing protein, with amino-acid sequence MLHFNLTKQMYEKLIWAGTDMSADKIENCWHWHMKIITFGRMNCVLAVEEETRYAIVILDLKKAELKDFQKYFMIEMDNHLSTMFMYSDKIVLDKLRAFMTDLWDDISYSKPISRSVSAHMTQMEYEIDSFCHRKLGDYLPASNIELQTMCHYLNERLRSLGKKHDYHIPMDRFRNKVLELIGVEFDNVVQMDDFR